The following coding sequences are from one Methanonatronarchaeum thermophilum window:
- a CDS encoding ABC transporter substrate-binding protein, protein MNVVSLAPNVSVCLVDLEVDDLVVGCSEFDLDGSLDVGRFLEPDYDLIVDLDPDVVFTSDRLQLDIVEEVEGLGLEVCHFELRRFSDLYDMVEELGCLLGVEGRAISLVDDISGRVGRVRDWVSDLGCPVVYCEEWEDPAVASGNWVPDIVDIAGGEYPFVEPGDRAKVVGLEEFVSFDVDFFFSHVCGVGLRESFSCSREDWGYEGYVYFLNPDLMNQLSTRSIFGIECMAEIMHGYSFQEGCNFNKVWFEEAVCRNSPSM, encoded by the coding sequence ATGAATGTGGTTTCTCTTGCGCCTAATGTATCGGTTTGTTTGGTTGATTTAGAGGTTGATGATCTTGTTGTCGGTTGTAGTGAGTTCGATCTTGATGGTAGTTTAGATGTTGGTAGGTTTTTGGAGCCTGATTATGATTTGATTGTTGATTTGGATCCTGATGTTGTTTTTACGAGTGATCGGCTTCAACTTGATATAGTTGAGGAGGTTGAGGGTTTGGGGTTGGAGGTTTGTCATTTTGAGTTGAGACGTTTTTCAGATCTTTATGATATGGTGGAGGAGTTAGGTTGTTTGTTAGGTGTGGAAGGTAGGGCTATATCTTTGGTTGATGATATTTCAGGTAGGGTTGGTCGAGTTAGGGATTGGGTTTCTGATTTAGGTTGTCCGGTGGTTTATTGTGAGGAGTGGGAGGATCCTGCTGTTGCTTCAGGGAATTGGGTTCCTGATATTGTTGATATTGCTGGTGGTGAATATCCGTTTGTTGAGCCGGGTGACCGTGCTAAGGTTGTTGGTTTGGAGGAGTTTGTTAGTTTTGATGTTGATTTCTTTTTTTCGCATGTTTGTGGTGTTGGTTTGCGGGAGAGTTTTAGTTGTTCTAGAGAGGATTGGGGGTATGAGGGTTATGTCTATTTTTTAAATCCTGATTTGATGAATCAACTCAGTACTAGATCTATTTTTGGTATTGAGTGTATGGCTGAAATTATGCATGGATATAGTTTTCAAGAAGGTTGTAATTTTAACAAGGTTTGGTTTGAAGAAGCTGTTTGTAGAAATTCTCCTTCTATGTAA
- a CDS encoding ABC transporter ATP-binding protein → MISVENLFFSYDEGVDTLKDIGFSVGSREFFGIIGPNGSGKTTLLKCISGVLEPYKGKILINGRDVSNLSRSDVAKEVAVVPQQVRIGFDFSVEEVVQMGRIAHQSFFSSDYKDGSDVVDSALEMTGARDLKDRNASSLSGGELQRVIISRAIAQDTDTILLDEPTSHLDINHQIEVVSLAKELSREKCIVGIFHDLNIAAQFCDRILLLNDGEVECIGEPRDVLTPRNIKDTYGIDVVVKEHPLTGSIYVTPFSESKNLGSFENGDTKVHVICGGGSGNKLLYRLKQEGYMLSTGVLNNLDSDKEVADSIDIPIVSEAPFSDITDDTFEKNLEFIGLADIVVISELSIGKGNLKNLLAAESALEEGKTVIAINSIPVEKRDYTDGEGVEVYNRLRDKGLVEVEDLDELFRFIDSIETTVTEKC, encoded by the coding sequence ATGATATCTGTTGAGAACTTGTTTTTTAGTTATGATGAGGGTGTAGATACGCTTAAAGATATAGGTTTTTCTGTTGGTAGTAGGGAGTTTTTTGGTATTATTGGGCCTAATGGATCTGGTAAAACGACTCTTTTAAAATGTATTTCTGGGGTTTTAGAGCCGTATAAGGGTAAGATTTTGATAAATGGTAGGGATGTTTCCAATTTATCTAGAAGTGATGTTGCGAAGGAGGTTGCTGTTGTTCCTCAACAGGTTCGTATTGGATTTGATTTCTCTGTTGAGGAGGTGGTTCAGATGGGTAGGATAGCACATCAATCGTTCTTTAGTTCAGATTACAAGGATGGTTCAGATGTTGTGGATTCTGCATTGGAGATGACTGGTGCCAGGGATTTGAAGGATAGAAATGCTAGTAGTTTGAGTGGTGGTGAGCTCCAGAGGGTTATTATTTCTAGGGCGATTGCACAGGATACGGATACTATATTGCTGGATGAACCTACTTCTCATTTGGATATAAATCATCAAATTGAAGTTGTTTCTTTGGCTAAAGAGCTTAGTCGGGAGAAGTGTATTGTTGGGATATTTCATGATCTTAACATTGCTGCGCAGTTTTGTGACAGAATTTTGCTTTTAAATGATGGTGAGGTTGAATGTATTGGAGAGCCACGTGATGTTTTGACGCCTCGTAATATTAAGGATACATATGGTATTGATGTTGTTGTTAAAGAGCATCCGTTGACGGGTTCTATTTATGTTACTCCTTTCTCTGAATCTAAGAATTTAGGTAGTTTTGAAAATGGTGATACTAAGGTACATGTTATCTGTGGTGGAGGTAGTGGCAACAAACTGCTTTATAGGTTAAAGCAGGAGGGATATATGCTTTCTACTGGTGTTTTAAATAATCTTGATTCTGATAAGGAGGTGGCTGATTCGATTGATATACCGATTGTTAGTGAGGCGCCTTTCTCTGATATAACTGATGATACTTTTGAGAAGAACTTGGAGTTTATCGGTTTGGCGGATATTGTTGTTATATCTGAGCTTTCAATAGGTAAGGGTAATCTTAAAAACCTGTTGGCTGCTGAGAGTGCGCTTGAAGAAGGGAAAACTGTTATTGCTATTAATTCAATTCCTGTTGAAAAAAGGGATTACACAGATGGTGAGGGAGTTGAAGTGTATAACAGGTTGAGAGATAAGGGATTGGTTGAGGTTGAAGATTTGGATGAACTGTTTAGATTTATTGATTCAATAGAAACTACGGTTACGGAAAAATGCTAA
- a CDS encoding ABC transporter substrate-binding protein encodes MVNKKHIITVLAILLIAVSAAGCMDAIEREGEYITYTDQMDREVEVVEDVETIISIAPANTEILYELGLGDKVIGVTNFCDYPPEVEDVDSIGDYQNPSVETIIDKDPDVVFASGDFKEPVEQLEDKGISVIVITPDSYEELLDSITLISEVAGVDDAGEELANEIEEQIDQSQDKIAEFEERDALYAIWIDDPMFVAGQETYQDDLLKLAGANNILEQTGHFEISYEVLVDINPEVILVSGHATEEDRPPTEVIMDDEKLQSLDAVQNEEVYEVLEDETSRPSPRVVDGVNSIMNALYDIELE; translated from the coding sequence TTGGTTAATAAAAAACATATAATCACAGTTTTAGCAATACTATTAATCGCAGTCTCCGCAGCAGGCTGCATGGACGCAATCGAAAGAGAAGGCGAATACATAACATACACAGACCAAATGGATAGAGAAGTTGAAGTTGTAGAGGACGTTGAAACAATAATCTCAATAGCGCCTGCAAACACAGAGATATTGTATGAACTAGGTCTGGGAGATAAAGTAATCGGAGTAACCAATTTTTGTGACTATCCGCCAGAAGTTGAAGACGTGGACTCAATAGGGGATTATCAGAATCCAAGTGTCGAAACCATAATCGATAAAGACCCAGACGTAGTGTTCGCATCAGGAGATTTTAAAGAACCGGTTGAACAACTAGAGGACAAAGGAATATCAGTAATCGTTATAACCCCAGATAGCTATGAAGAACTACTAGACTCTATAACACTCATCAGTGAAGTAGCTGGTGTAGACGACGCTGGAGAAGAACTAGCAAACGAGATAGAGGAACAAATCGATCAATCACAAGATAAGATAGCTGAATTTGAAGAAAGAGATGCATTATACGCCATTTGGATCGATGACCCAATGTTTGTAGCTGGACAGGAAACCTACCAAGACGACTTACTCAAACTAGCAGGAGCCAACAACATTCTAGAACAAACAGGACACTTCGAGATAAGTTATGAAGTATTAGTAGACATCAATCCAGAAGTAATACTAGTAAGTGGACACGCAACAGAGGAAGATAGACCACCTACCGAAGTAATAATGGATGATGAAAAACTACAGAGTCTTGATGCAGTTCAAAATGAAGAAGTCTATGAAGTACTTGAAGATGAAACATCAAGACCAAGTCCACGAGTTGTAGACGGCGTTAATTCAATTATGAACGCTTTATATGACATCGAACTCGAGTAA
- a CDS encoding anthranilate synthase component II: MNVLIVDCYDSFTYNLYQMVGQLNENPIVTKNDENINNLPKKIDRIILSPGPGAPENAGNCSKIIDHYEVPVLGVCLGHQVIAHKYGGAISKTKPVHGKTSEIKHDGSKLFKKIPKNFKATRYHSLKVEQPLPKEISVNARSIDENIVMSISHKTKPIFGVQFHPESIASNHGNQILKNFLYGV; the protein is encoded by the coding sequence ATGAACGTACTAATAGTTGACTGCTACGACAGCTTCACATACAACCTCTACCAAATGGTCGGACAGCTAAACGAAAACCCAATTGTAACCAAAAACGACGAAAACATAAACAATCTACCAAAAAAAATAGACCGAATAATCTTATCACCAGGACCAGGAGCACCAGAAAACGCTGGAAACTGCAGTAAGATAATAGACCACTATGAAGTTCCAGTACTAGGAGTATGCCTTGGACACCAAGTTATAGCACACAAATACGGTGGAGCCATAAGCAAAACAAAACCAGTTCACGGAAAAACCAGCGAGATAAAACATGACGGCTCCAAACTATTCAAAAAAATACCCAAAAATTTCAAAGCAACAAGATACCACTCATTAAAAGTAGAACAACCCCTACCAAAAGAGATATCCGTTAACGCAAGATCCATCGATGAAAACATTGTAATGTCCATTTCTCACAAAACAAAACCAATATTCGGTGTACAATTCCATCCTGAAAGCATAGCATCCAACCATGGAAACCAGATTTTAAAAAACTTTTTATATGGAGTGTGA
- a CDS encoding radical SAM protein — MDTEVDAVILDGYVDEPGLLGVPPYISPEPRLIAGACIEQNLTYRYITADTYRKKPESIGNPRYLIVHGGVTVPGKYLGGTPLKPFEAKLLGKGDYETFIGGPLARYNDITGYDHKITKDISAYLKDYWNGNHCKDRELTPNEREKHLTLGTEVVEQHPMHPDPLLAEISTYRGCSRYITGGCSFCSEPSYGKPVFREQKNIAKEISKLYKKGIRHYRLGGQSCIFSYKAKGIGEIETPEPKPKEIKKLFKKIWEKCPEIKVLHLDNANPQVIYEHQEKSNRILKILVEYTTPGNVLAFGLETTDPTVRETNNLNTGPEETMKAIKQVNKIGRKRGENGLPKLLPGLNFLSGLKNETPETYQKNIDYLKKIRDRGLWLRRINIRQVKSHTTDFVLEHQDEFKKFKQKVRKEIDGPILKDMIPEGTILKDVYLELNENGHTLARQIATYPILIKIEYPTEIDVYRDIAITDHGYRSLTGIEHPIYLKKATYKQLTQIPGVGKKRAGKIYVKQPKTKKEFHKLFQNKKTSKKILKYLKL; from the coding sequence ATGGATACAGAAGTAGATGCTGTAATACTCGATGGTTATGTAGACGAACCAGGTCTATTAGGCGTACCACCATACATCTCTCCTGAACCAAGATTGATAGCAGGAGCCTGCATAGAACAAAACCTAACATACAGATACATAACCGCCGACACCTACAGAAAAAAACCAGAATCCATAGGAAACCCTAGATATTTGATTGTACACGGCGGTGTCACAGTACCTGGAAAATACCTAGGTGGAACACCTCTTAAACCATTTGAAGCCAAGTTATTAGGCAAGGGTGATTACGAAACCTTCATCGGTGGACCGCTTGCAAGATACAACGATATCACTGGATATGACCACAAAATCACTAAAGACATCTCAGCATACCTAAAAGACTACTGGAACGGTAACCACTGCAAAGATAGAGAACTAACCCCCAATGAAAGAGAAAAACACCTAACGTTAGGAACAGAAGTGGTTGAACAACATCCAATGCACCCAGACCCATTACTAGCAGAGATAAGTACATACAGAGGATGTTCAAGATACATCACCGGCGGATGTTCTTTTTGCTCCGAACCAAGCTATGGAAAACCAGTTTTTCGAGAACAAAAAAACATAGCCAAAGAAATATCAAAACTATACAAAAAAGGGATACGACACTACAGGTTAGGTGGCCAATCATGTATTTTCAGCTACAAAGCCAAAGGAATAGGGGAAATAGAGACACCTGAACCAAAACCAAAAGAAATCAAGAAGTTATTTAAGAAGATTTGGGAGAAATGTCCCGAAATAAAAGTACTACACCTTGACAACGCTAATCCCCAAGTCATCTATGAACATCAAGAAAAATCAAATAGAATACTGAAAATTCTCGTAGAATACACAACCCCTGGAAACGTTTTAGCTTTCGGTTTAGAAACAACAGACCCAACAGTCCGAGAAACAAACAACCTTAATACAGGTCCTGAAGAAACGATGAAAGCCATAAAACAGGTCAACAAAATAGGTAGAAAAAGAGGTGAAAACGGTTTACCAAAACTACTGCCAGGCCTCAACTTCTTAAGTGGATTAAAAAACGAAACACCAGAAACCTACCAAAAAAACATAGACTACCTAAAAAAAATACGTGACAGAGGATTATGGCTCCGCCGGATAAACATTCGGCAAGTTAAATCACATACAACTGATTTTGTACTCGAACACCAGGACGAATTCAAGAAATTTAAACAGAAAGTTCGAAAAGAGATAGACGGACCGATACTTAAAGACATGATACCAGAAGGAACCATACTCAAAGATGTATACCTTGAGTTAAATGAAAACGGCCATACACTAGCTCGGCAGATAGCAACATACCCCATACTAATAAAAATTGAATATCCAACCGAAATAGACGTGTACAGAGATATCGCTATAACAGACCATGGGTATAGGAGCCTAACAGGAATCGAACACCCCATATACCTAAAAAAAGCCACATACAAACAGTTAACACAGATTCCAGGTGTTGGGAAAAAAAGGGCTGGAAAAATATATGTCAAACAACCCAAAACCAAAAAAGAATTCCATAAATTATTCCAAAACAAAAAAACATCGAAAAAAATACTAAAATATCTAAAACTGTAA
- a CDS encoding phosphoribosylanthranilate isomerase, giving the protein MRLKICGITQPKDALKAEEIGYDAIGVIVKTKSPRNISLNKAKQIFKTLGPYITKVCVTTTTKQQEIQEILKIKPDAIQLYTDPANHNIPNTKIIQAIKENKIQETTPSTKTNALLIDSSKGRGIKIDTTNLEPKINRINHPIIISGGLNPTNIDQIKHLNIYGVDVSSGLEEKPGIKNHIKMKKFHNKMRCKID; this is encoded by the coding sequence TTGCGCCTAAAAATATGCGGAATAACCCAACCCAAAGACGCATTAAAAGCCGAAGAAATCGGGTACGACGCAATAGGAGTCATAGTAAAAACAAAATCACCAAGAAACATCAGCCTCAACAAAGCAAAACAAATATTCAAAACACTAGGACCATACATAACAAAAGTCTGTGTAACAACCACAACAAAACAACAAGAAATCCAAGAAATCCTCAAAATAAAACCAGACGCCATACAACTCTACACAGACCCAGCAAACCACAACATACCAAACACAAAGATAATACAAGCAATAAAAGAAAACAAAATACAAGAAACAACACCATCAACCAAAACAAACGCCTTACTAATCGACAGCAGCAAAGGCAGAGGAATAAAAATCGATACAACAAACCTAGAACCAAAAATAAACAGAATAAACCACCCCATAATCATTTCAGGCGGCCTAAACCCCACCAACATCGACCAAATAAAACACCTAAACATATACGGAGTCGATGTATCCTCAGGACTTGAAGAAAAACCTGGAATCAAAAATCACATTAAAATGAAAAAATTCCACAACAAAATGAGGTGCAAAATTGACTGA
- the trpD gene encoding anthranilate phosphoribosyltransferase, with amino-acid sequence MDIAIKKAVSGQHLNQDEAEAAIGDIMTGNASDPKIASFLTAMHMKGETTEEITAFARKIRSFATTLEKTPQKPLIDTCGTGGDGANTFNISTASAIVTAGTRINVVKHGNRSVSSRCGSADVLEELGIPLSLTKTQSENILNKIGMVFLYAPEFHSAMKHAMTARKEVGFKTFFNIIGPLTNPAKADRQLLGVFSPKLTTKIAEVLQNLEIERALVVHGNGLDEITVTGTTLISELKNNKIETYKITPKEIGLKKHPHETIKGGNTKTNAKILKKILKGQKNGKRDIVLANAGAAIYLSDKANSIQEGVEIAKNTIDSGAAMKKLNELREASQNA; translated from the coding sequence ATGGATATTGCAATCAAAAAAGCAGTTTCAGGCCAACACCTCAACCAAGATGAAGCAGAAGCCGCTATTGGAGATATAATGACCGGTAACGCAAGCGACCCCAAAATAGCTTCATTCTTAACAGCTATGCACATGAAAGGAGAAACAACAGAAGAAATAACTGCATTTGCCAGAAAAATACGAAGTTTCGCAACAACACTTGAAAAAACACCACAAAAACCATTGATAGACACATGTGGAACCGGTGGAGACGGAGCAAACACATTCAACATAAGCACTGCTTCAGCAATAGTTACAGCCGGAACTAGAATAAACGTAGTAAAACACGGAAACAGAAGCGTAAGCAGTAGATGTGGCTCAGCAGACGTACTCGAAGAACTAGGAATACCACTATCACTAACAAAAACACAATCAGAAAACATTCTAAATAAAATAGGAATGGTCTTCCTCTACGCCCCTGAATTCCACAGCGCAATGAAACACGCAATGACCGCAAGGAAAGAAGTCGGATTCAAAACATTCTTCAACATAATAGGACCGCTCACAAACCCTGCAAAAGCCGATAGACAACTACTCGGAGTTTTCTCACCAAAATTAACAACCAAAATAGCAGAAGTACTACAAAACCTAGAGATAGAGCGAGCACTAGTAGTCCACGGCAACGGTCTAGACGAAATAACAGTAACAGGAACCACCCTGATCTCAGAACTTAAAAACAACAAGATAGAAACATACAAAATAACACCAAAAGAAATCGGACTAAAAAAACACCCACACGAAACAATCAAAGGTGGAAACACAAAAACAAACGCAAAAATACTTAAAAAAATATTAAAAGGACAAAAAAACGGTAAACGCGACATAGTACTCGCCAACGCAGGAGCAGCTATATACCTATCCGATAAAGCAAACTCAATACAAGAAGGAGTGGAAATAGCTAAAAACACCATAGACAGTGGAGCAGCAATGAAAAAACTAAACGAACTAAGAGAGGCAAGCCAAAATGCCTAG
- the trpE gene encoding anthranilate synthase component I, translating to MFVDSEYKNKKTEKNNKKPKLTPVVIKKPIPKNKPRDIYQKLNNGPGFLLESREGKEKLSRFSFIGIEPIIKIKITNKDTKIEGKQEYLSAIKINEQKTAIDKIHKLTQCFNYIESEIPRFDGGALGYFTYDITEELHKTLKTPKQKTLAEFMVCKKYLIFDHKKDTLYIAEITLENENKTKTKQKLKKLHKNIKNYKPNTTELQKTPIQYKSNTTRQEYINAVKKTKKHIKNGEIFQAVISRRLDIKYQGNPFNIYIALDKINPSPYMYYLDYGDHQVIGSSPEMLVRVQKNKLMTVPIAGTRKRGKTKQKDQKLAKELLNDEKEMAEHIMLVDLARNDIGQVSKFGTVKVNEFAEIEKFSHVQHITSKVEGELKDNLNSSDVLKSCFPAGTVSGAPKLRAMQIIQQLEPEKRGVYSGAVGYIGFNGNMDFAIAIRTILTKNNTASLQLGAGIVNDSKPAREWEETKEKGQAGLEAIKMAGEKQ from the coding sequence ATGTTTGTTGATTCAGAATATAAAAATAAAAAAACAGAAAAAAACAACAAAAAACCAAAACTAACACCAGTAGTCATCAAAAAACCAATCCCAAAAAACAAACCAAGAGACATATACCAAAAACTCAACAACGGACCAGGATTCTTACTCGAATCAAGAGAAGGAAAAGAAAAACTATCCAGATTCTCATTCATAGGTATAGAACCAATAATCAAAATAAAAATAACAAACAAAGACACCAAAATAGAAGGAAAACAAGAATACCTATCAGCAATCAAAATAAACGAACAAAAAACCGCTATAGACAAAATACATAAACTAACACAATGCTTCAACTACATCGAATCAGAAATACCAAGATTCGACGGAGGAGCATTAGGCTACTTCACATACGACATAACCGAAGAACTACATAAAACGCTAAAAACACCAAAACAAAAAACCCTCGCAGAGTTCATGGTCTGCAAAAAATACCTAATATTCGACCACAAAAAAGACACCCTCTACATAGCAGAAATAACACTCGAAAACGAAAACAAAACAAAAACAAAACAAAAACTAAAAAAACTCCACAAAAACATCAAAAACTACAAACCAAACACCACAGAACTCCAAAAAACACCAATACAATACAAATCCAACACAACACGCCAAGAATACATAAACGCCGTCAAAAAAACCAAAAAACACATCAAAAATGGAGAAATCTTCCAAGCCGTTATCTCAAGAAGACTAGACATAAAATACCAAGGAAACCCATTCAACATCTACATCGCACTCGACAAAATAAACCCCAGCCCATACATGTACTACCTCGACTACGGAGACCACCAAGTAATCGGAAGCAGTCCAGAAATGCTCGTTAGAGTACAAAAAAACAAACTAATGACCGTACCAATAGCAGGAACAAGAAAAAGAGGAAAAACAAAACAAAAAGACCAAAAACTAGCCAAAGAACTACTAAACGACGAAAAAGAGATGGCTGAACACATAATGCTAGTAGACCTAGCCAGAAACGACATAGGCCAAGTATCAAAATTCGGTACAGTAAAAGTAAACGAGTTCGCCGAAATAGAAAAATTCTCCCACGTACAACACATAACCTCCAAAGTTGAAGGAGAACTAAAAGACAACCTTAATTCTTCAGACGTACTAAAATCCTGTTTTCCAGCCGGAACAGTCTCAGGAGCACCCAAACTCAGGGCAATGCAAATAATCCAACAACTAGAACCTGAAAAAAGAGGTGTATACTCCGGTGCAGTAGGATACATCGGTTTCAACGGAAACATGGATTTCGCAATAGCAATCCGAACAATACTAACAAAAAACAATACAGCAAGCCTCCAGTTAGGAGCAGGAATAGTCAACGACTCCAAACCAGCCAGAGAATGGGAAGAAACAAAAGAAAAAGGACAAGCAGGGCTTGAAGCAATCAAAATGGCCGGTGAAAAACAATGA
- a CDS encoding indole-3-glycerol phosphate synthase TrpC: protein MPSVLKKIEETVKKDLEKNRQTIENHRKPTTKTKSLKKAIKTRSRKKTSIIAELKYSSPSKGQIKKPTTNETKNTIKKLENAQALSILTEPHYFNGKKEYIKIARKNYNGPILRKDFIIDPIQIKETRQLGADAVLLITSLLDTELPKYLKKCRQNQLEALVEVRTPRELDIALKSNADIIGINNRNLNNLKIDLNTTIKLSKKIPTTKTTISESGIQNKNDIKKLKPYCDGFLIGTELMNSKNPEKRLEDLLCA from the coding sequence ATGCCTAGCGTGCTCAAAAAAATCGAAGAAACAGTAAAAAAAGACCTCGAAAAAAACCGACAAACAATAGAAAACCATAGAAAACCAACAACCAAAACAAAAAGCCTAAAAAAAGCAATAAAAACCAGATCAAGAAAAAAAACATCCATAATAGCAGAACTAAAATATTCATCCCCCTCAAAAGGCCAGATAAAAAAACCAACCACCAATGAAACCAAAAACACAATAAAAAAACTAGAGAACGCACAAGCACTATCAATACTAACAGAACCACACTACTTCAACGGAAAAAAAGAATACATAAAAATCGCCAGAAAAAACTACAACGGCCCCATACTACGTAAAGACTTCATAATAGACCCAATACAAATCAAAGAAACAAGACAGTTAGGTGCAGACGCAGTACTACTAATAACCTCACTACTGGACACAGAACTACCCAAATACCTCAAAAAATGCAGACAAAACCAACTAGAAGCCTTAGTAGAAGTAAGAACACCCAGAGAACTAGATATAGCATTAAAATCAAACGCAGACATAATAGGAATAAACAACAGAAACCTAAACAACCTAAAAATCGATCTAAACACCACCATCAAACTCTCCAAAAAAATACCCACAACAAAAACAACAATCTCTGAAAGCGGAATCCAAAACAAAAACGACATAAAAAAACTAAAACCATACTGCGATGGATTTCTCATCGGAACCGAACTAATGAACTCCAAAAACCCAGAAAAACGGTTGGAGGACCTCCTTTGCGCCTAA
- a CDS encoding FecCD family ABC transporter permease — MYKTKLVSKRKGKIALLFLLILTTVIMVVSIGIGPVNIPVDVILSILLEEVPYLNSLFDAEFTRGQETIVKQMRLPRVILGGLVGAALGTAGALMQGLFKNPLADPYIVGLSSGAGLGAAIAIMFGITIFGGFTVPILAFISGIITIFAVYFVAKKGHKVPVDTLLLAGVAFAFFLSALTSFIMYFSDEQVFRIMYFTLGGLAGAEWSYVFITLPLVGVGVFGSLPLAKYIDAIMLGEEEAMYMGVRVEFVKKIILVLASLVTAASVAFAGIIGFVGLIPPHIIRILLGPRHKILIPASALLGALFLVISDTLARVVMAPTELPVGIVTALFGAPFFIYLLWKRKEGY; from the coding sequence ATGTACAAGACCAAGTTGGTTAGCAAGAGAAAAGGTAAGATTGCGTTATTGTTTCTGTTAATCTTAACCACAGTTATTATGGTTGTTTCTATTGGTATCGGTCCTGTTAATATTCCTGTTGACGTTATACTTAGCATTCTTCTTGAAGAGGTTCCATACCTCAATAGTTTATTCGATGCAGAATTCACTAGGGGTCAAGAAACAATTGTTAAGCAAATGAGGTTGCCTAGAGTTATTTTAGGTGGTCTTGTTGGAGCTGCTCTTGGTACTGCTGGTGCTTTGATGCAAGGTCTCTTTAAAAACCCACTTGCTGATCCGTATATTGTGGGTTTGTCTAGTGGTGCGGGGCTTGGAGCAGCTATAGCTATTATGTTTGGGATAACGATATTTGGTGGTTTTACGGTACCTATACTTGCGTTTATTTCTGGAATTATAACCATTTTCGCTGTGTATTTTGTTGCTAAAAAAGGGCATAAGGTTCCTGTTGACACTTTGTTGTTGGCGGGTGTTGCTTTCGCTTTCTTTTTATCTGCATTAACTTCATTCATAATGTACTTTAGCGATGAACAGGTTTTTAGAATAATGTATTTCACTCTTGGTGGTTTAGCTGGGGCTGAATGGAGTTACGTTTTTATTACTTTACCTTTGGTTGGTGTTGGTGTTTTTGGGTCACTGCCTTTGGCGAAATATATCGATGCTATAATGCTTGGTGAAGAAGAGGCTATGTATATGGGTGTTAGGGTTGAGTTTGTTAAGAAAATCATTTTGGTTTTGGCTTCACTTGTAACTGCAGCTTCTGTTGCTTTTGCCGGTATTATCGGTTTCGTTGGCTTGATCCCACCACATATAATTAGAATTTTGCTTGGACCTCGTCATAAAATTTTAATTCCTGCCTCGGCTTTATTAGGAGCTTTGTTCCTAGTTATTTCTGATACGTTGGCTAGGGTTGTTATGGCTCCTACTGAACTTCCAGTTGGTATAGTTACGGCTTTGTTTGGTGCACCATTCTTTATTTATCTGCTTTGGAAACGTAAGGAGGGGTATTGA
- a CDS encoding winged helix-turn-helix domain-containing protein produces MLKKDGAATAELIIKKKRLIEKPALDVLDELVDKGVIEKDGKEYVLTDIGNKVAEEVHDLEMD; encoded by the coding sequence GTGCTTAAGAAGGATGGTGCAGCTACTGCTGAGTTGATTATAAAGAAAAAACGGTTGATTGAAAAGCCGGCGTTGGATGTTCTTGATGAACTTGTGGATAAAGGTGTTATTGAGAAAGATGGTAAGGAGTATGTGTTGACGGATATTGGTAATAAAGTTGCTGAAGAAGTTCATGACCTTGAAATGGATTAA